A window from Nitrospira sp. ND1 encodes these proteins:
- the acsA gene encoding acetate--CoA ligase, translated as MPWNPIIKSRRDWETIPNLHDYESVQKEFSWEQARAELDGLPEGQGLNIAHEAVVRHATGPLGQQTAIRWLGKIGQVEDYSYARLDDLTNRFATTLQRLGVVKGDRVFVLAGRIPELYIAALGTLKHRALFCPLFSAFGPEPIRARLTIGQAKVLVTTESLYQRKVAGIRETLPHLDHVLLIGEERRPTAIPGTQNFHQLLEQHPGIYRIGPTDPEDAALLHFTSGTTGTPKGALHVHGAVVAHHITGKLALDFHPADIFWCTADPGWVTGTSYGIIAPLTNGLTCIVDEADFDAERWYGILQDQRVSVWYTAPTAIRMMMKVGGDLVRKYDLRQLRFLASVGEPLNPEAVVWGEKAFGRPFHDNWWQTETGGIMIANYAAMDVRPGSMGRPLPGIEAGIVKRTESGGVEVLNEPDVQGELALRPGWPSMFRGYWNEPERYKKCFAGGWYLTGDVAKKDADGYFWFVGRADDVIKTSGHLVGPFEVENVLIEHKAVAEAAVIGKPDPVAMEIVKAFVSLKDGHEPSEALRRELLGFARARLGAAVAPKEIAFLPTLPKTRSGKIMRRLLKARELGLPEGDISTLEA; from the coding sequence ATGCCGTGGAACCCCATCATCAAATCGAGACGAGATTGGGAGACGATCCCGAATCTCCACGATTACGAGTCGGTGCAAAAGGAGTTTTCGTGGGAGCAGGCGCGCGCCGAACTGGATGGCCTGCCTGAGGGGCAGGGACTCAACATCGCCCATGAAGCGGTTGTGCGGCATGCAACCGGTCCGCTCGGACAACAGACCGCCATCCGGTGGCTGGGGAAAATCGGGCAGGTCGAGGACTATTCCTATGCGCGTCTCGACGACCTGACCAATCGTTTTGCCACTACACTGCAGAGGCTCGGCGTCGTGAAAGGCGACCGGGTGTTCGTCCTCGCCGGCCGCATTCCAGAACTCTACATCGCGGCACTCGGCACGCTGAAACATCGCGCCCTCTTCTGCCCGCTCTTCTCAGCCTTCGGGCCGGAACCCATTCGCGCCCGGCTCACGATCGGCCAGGCCAAGGTGCTGGTGACCACCGAATCGCTCTATCAGCGCAAGGTGGCCGGCATCCGGGAGACGCTGCCCCATCTTGATCATGTCCTGCTCATCGGCGAGGAGCGACGTCCGACCGCCATCCCCGGGACGCAGAACTTCCATCAGTTGCTCGAACAGCACCCAGGTATCTATCGAATCGGCCCCACCGATCCGGAAGACGCGGCCCTCCTGCATTTCACCAGCGGCACCACCGGAACACCCAAGGGGGCGCTCCACGTGCATGGCGCCGTGGTGGCCCACCACATCACAGGCAAACTTGCGCTCGATTTCCACCCGGCGGATATCTTCTGGTGTACCGCCGACCCTGGCTGGGTAACCGGCACGTCCTACGGCATCATCGCGCCGCTGACGAATGGGCTCACCTGCATTGTAGACGAAGCGGATTTCGACGCCGAACGTTGGTATGGGATCTTGCAGGACCAGCGGGTCTCCGTCTGGTATACAGCGCCGACGGCCATTCGTATGATGATGAAAGTCGGTGGCGATCTCGTGCGGAAGTACGATCTGCGCCAATTGCGTTTTCTCGCCAGCGTGGGGGAACCCCTCAATCCTGAAGCCGTCGTCTGGGGAGAAAAGGCCTTCGGTCGCCCGTTCCACGACAACTGGTGGCAGACCGAAACCGGCGGCATCATGATCGCCAACTATGCGGCGATGGATGTCCGGCCCGGTTCGATGGGACGCCCGCTGCCGGGAATTGAAGCCGGTATCGTGAAAAGGACCGAATCCGGCGGCGTGGAGGTGCTGAACGAACCGGATGTGCAGGGAGAATTGGCGCTACGCCCGGGCTGGCCCTCGATGTTTCGCGGCTATTGGAATGAGCCGGAGCGATACAAGAAGTGCTTTGCCGGCGGCTGGTACCTGACCGGCGATGTGGCCAAGAAAGATGCCGACGGGTATTTCTGGTTCGTGGGCCGGGCGGATGACGTCATCAAGACCTCAGGCCATCTCGTCGGTCCGTTCGAAGTCGAAAACGTCTTGATCGAACATAAGGCGGTGGCGGAAGCCGCGGTGATCGGTAAGCCGGACCCCGTCGCCATGGAAATCGTGAAGGCGTTTGTGTCGTTGAAAGATGGCCATGAGCCGAGTGAAGCGTTGCGGCGTGAATTGCTCGGCTTCGCCCGGGCGCGCCTCGGGGCAGCCGTGGCGCCGAAAGAAATCGCCTTTCTCCCGACCCTGCCGAAAACCCGAAGCGGAAAAATCATGCGACGCCTGCTGAAGGCGCGCGAACTCGGCTTGCCGGAAGGCGACATCTCGACGTTGGAAGCATGA